From Malacoplasma iowae:
GTTACCACCAATTTGAATATTTTTGACAAATACCTTTTTAGTGTTTTGTCTTATAGTATTCATATTTAAAACTTTCTTTTTATTACAATATTAAATATACTAACTAATTTAAACATATTTAAAAAAAATTAGTTTTAAATTCTTGTTTTTAGATTCGTTTTTTTTGATATATAATAAGGTACATTTTAAGTGGGAGTAGTCTAATGACTAGTATTAGTTTTTATATTAAAGAAATGAGCTGTTCAAACTGTTCTGAAAATTTAATTAAGGCATTAAATAAAAATGGTTTTGATGATGTTGAAATCGATT
This genomic window contains:
- a CDS encoding heavy-metal-associated domain-containing protein, with translation MTSISFYIKEMSCSNCSENLIKALNKNGFDDVEIDFADRVVTINFDETKFDIQNIKEVISKNGFTPKVVD